One segment of Bacteroides caecimuris DNA contains the following:
- a CDS encoding RHS repeat domain-containing protein produces the protein MKSGKRSYLDDNTSLLTVFYYDNKGRIIQQRGTNHLGGYDIYFYSYTFTGLTKGCVHLQLDSGRNVVIAEYCNFIYDNGERLKQVKHTLNGGQESVLSENEYDDLCRLKKVKLNNGTMTLGYDYNIRNWLTSIESPLFKQKMYYVDGAGIPCYNGNISSVTWQSALSGKLSGYKFSYDGLNRMKDAMYGEGSSLDVNPGYFNEQVAGYDKNGNMLGIKRSGKLSEHSYGLIDNLLMAYDGNRLLAVKDKAGQSVYSNAFEFVDGADEATEYFYDASGNLIKDLNKKIVDIQYNYLNLPSRIEFENGDSIVYLYDANGTKLRATHVIGDDTTVTDYCGNVVYENGVLRLLLTETGYVSLNDDKYHYFIQDYQGNNRVVADEDGIVEEVNDYYPFGGLMASSVGSVQPYKYNGKELDRKGGLDWYDYGARQYDAALGRWHSVDPLAEKFYPFSPYNYCFDNPVKYIDPDGKQGRPTRPPVRRGYRNGGRPNPYAFYPRGMRPQSYVQKTSMTYRGNGTRQMVGMGPQTILNTVNTPGGNEVQMSNNNELGMWLSGFGDLTSNHIEFREKLISLVSTVRYGEDGNVQNSTEIVIDDPQLAMQQLDYEMKAREIEKGLGEVDFTGKSLVESLEMLAERKKVIQDKIGISPKEVIQTELFLHPERFRFGTSTRRILPELIQH, from the coding sequence TTGAAATCGGGAAAACGTTCTTATTTGGATGATAATACATCCCTGTTGACGGTGTTTTATTATGACAATAAAGGGCGTATCATCCAGCAACGGGGCACGAACCATTTGGGAGGATATGATATCTATTTTTATTCGTACACGTTTACGGGGTTGACCAAAGGATGCGTTCATTTACAGCTCGATTCTGGACGGAATGTGGTAATTGCAGAGTATTGTAATTTTATATATGACAATGGCGAACGTTTGAAACAAGTAAAACATACCTTGAATGGTGGGCAGGAAAGTGTATTGTCGGAGAATGAATATGATGATTTGTGCCGGTTGAAAAAAGTGAAGCTGAACAATGGGACAATGACATTGGGCTATGATTACAATATTCGTAATTGGCTGACAAGTATTGAAAGCCCGCTTTTCAAACAAAAGATGTATTATGTGGATGGTGCAGGTATTCCTTGTTACAATGGGAATATCAGTAGTGTTACGTGGCAATCGGCTCTGTCGGGCAAACTGTCGGGATATAAGTTCAGCTATGACGGTTTGAACCGGATGAAGGATGCAATGTATGGCGAAGGGAGTTCCCTTGATGTCAATCCTGGTTATTTCAATGAGCAAGTGGCCGGCTACGATAAGAATGGAAATATGTTGGGAATAAAGCGTTCAGGCAAGTTGTCTGAGCATAGTTATGGTCTGATAGATAATCTGTTGATGGCTTATGATGGTAATCGTTTGCTTGCAGTAAAGGATAAAGCCGGACAGTCGGTGTATTCCAATGCCTTTGAATTTGTAGACGGTGCAGATGAAGCGACCGAATATTTTTACGACGCCAGTGGTAATCTGATAAAAGATTTGAATAAGAAGATTGTTGATATCCAATATAATTATTTAAATTTGCCAAGTCGTATAGAATTTGAAAACGGAGATAGTATTGTTTACTTGTATGATGCAAACGGAACGAAACTTCGCGCCACACATGTGATAGGAGATGATACAACTGTTACGGACTATTGCGGCAATGTGGTCTATGAAAATGGTGTTCTCAGATTGTTGTTGACTGAGACTGGCTATGTTTCTTTGAACGATGATAAGTATCATTACTTCATTCAGGATTATCAGGGCAACAACCGTGTGGTTGCCGATGAGGACGGTATCGTGGAGGAGGTGAATGATTATTATCCGTTCGGCGGGTTGATGGCTTCTTCTGTCGGTTCTGTTCAGCCTTATAAATATAACGGCAAGGAATTGGATCGGAAAGGCGGACTGGATTGGTATGATTATGGGGCGAGACAGTATGATGCAGCGTTAGGACGTTGGCATTCAGTGGATCCGTTGGCGGAGAAATTCTATCCGTTCAGTCCATATAACTATTGTTTCGATAATCCTGTTAAATATATAGACCCTGATGGAAAACAAGGTAGACCCACACGCCCACCTGTAAGAAGAGGATATCGGAATGGAGGAAGACCCAATCCTTATGCTTTCTATCCAAGAGGTATGAGACCGCAGTCTTATGTACAAAAAACTTCTATGACTTATCGGGGGAATGGCACAAGGCAGATGGTAGGAATGGGACCTCAGACTATTTTAAATACGGTTAATACTCCGGGTGGTAATGAGGTGCAGATGAGTAATAATAATGAACTCGGAATGTGGCTGTCAGGTTTTGGTGATTTGACAAGCAATCATATTGAATTCAGAGAAAAATTGATAAGTCTTGTTAGCACTGTGCGTTATGGAGAAGATGGCAATGTTCAAAATAGCACGGAAATAGTGATAGATGATCCTCAATTGGCTATGCAACAACTTGATTACGAAATGAAAGCAAGGGAGATAGAAAAGGGATTGGGAGAAGTCGACTTTACTGGAAAATCATTGGTAGAAAGTCTTGAAATGCTTGCAGAACGCAAAAAAGTTATACAAGACAAAATAGGTATATCTCCGAAAGAGGTTATACAGACAGAATTGTTTCTTCACCCTGAAAGGTTCCGATTTGGAACATCAACAAGAAGAATCCTGCCTGAATTGATTCAACACTAA
- a CDS encoding acetate--CoA ligase family protein, with the protein MITTQLLRPESIVVVGASNNVHKPGGAILKNLINGGYQGELRAVNPKETEVQGVPAFADVDDLPDTDLAVLAVPASMCPDMVETLASKKQTRAFIILSAGFGEETHEGALLEERILETVNKYGASLIGPNCIGLMNTWHHSVFSQPIPNLNPKGVDLISSSGATAVFILESAVTKGLQFNSVWSVGNAKQIGVEDVLQFMDENFDPEKDSHLKLLYIESIQNPDRLLFHASSLIRKGCKIAAIKAGSSESGSRAASSHTGAIASSDSAVEALFRKAGIVRCFSREELTTVGCVFTLPELKGKNFAIITHAGGPGVMLTDALSKGGLNVPKLEGKVTEELKAQLFPGAAVGNPIDILATGTPEHLRLCIDYCEEKLDNIDAMMAIFGTPGLVTMFEMYDVLHEKMQTCKKPIFPILPSINTAGAEVSAFLAKGHVNFADEVTLGTALSRIVNAPKPAAPEIELFGVDVPRIRRIIDSIQEDGYIAPNYVQALLHAAGIPLVDEFVSDNKEEIVAFARRCGFPVVAKVVGPVHKSDVGGVVLNIKSEQHLALEFDRMMQIPDARAIMVQPMLKGTELFIGAKYEEKFGHVVLCGLGGIFVEVLKDVSSGLAPLSYEEAYSMIHSLRAYKIIQGTRGQKGVNEDKFAEIIVRLSTLLRFATEIKEMDINPLLATQKTVVAVDARIRIEK; encoded by the coding sequence ATGATAACAACCCAGTTGCTTCGTCCTGAAAGCATTGTCGTAGTAGGGGCATCGAATAATGTGCATAAGCCGGGTGGCGCAATATTAAAGAATTTGATAAACGGAGGTTATCAGGGAGAACTTCGGGCGGTGAACCCGAAGGAGACAGAAGTGCAAGGAGTTCCCGCCTTTGCGGATGTGGATGATCTGCCGGACACAGATCTGGCGGTGTTGGCTGTGCCTGCCTCGATGTGTCCTGATATGGTGGAAACATTGGCCAGCAAGAAACAAACCAGGGCATTTATCATACTTTCGGCTGGTTTTGGTGAAGAAACTCACGAAGGAGCACTGTTGGAAGAACGTATTTTGGAAACAGTCAATAAATACGGGGCTTCGTTGATTGGTCCGAACTGCATCGGATTGATGAATACATGGCATCATAGCGTGTTCAGCCAACCGATTCCTAACTTAAACCCCAAAGGGGTGGACTTGATTTCCAGTTCCGGTGCTACGGCGGTATTTATTCTCGAAAGTGCCGTAACAAAAGGTTTGCAGTTCAACTCAGTCTGGTCGGTGGGAAACGCCAAGCAGATCGGCGTAGAAGATGTGCTGCAATTTATGGATGAGAACTTCGATCCCGAAAAAGATTCTCATCTGAAACTACTCTATATTGAAAGTATTCAGAACCCGGACAGATTGCTCTTCCATGCCTCTTCATTAATAAGAAAAGGCTGTAAGATTGCGGCAATCAAAGCCGGAAGCTCTGAGAGCGGAAGCCGGGCGGCATCTTCCCATACAGGTGCAATTGCCAGTTCCGATTCGGCAGTGGAGGCGTTGTTCCGTAAGGCGGGGATTGTGCGTTGCTTCTCTCGTGAAGAATTGACTACTGTAGGTTGCGTGTTTACTTTACCCGAATTGAAAGGAAAGAATTTTGCCATTATCACTCATGCCGGAGGACCGGGAGTGATGCTGACAGATGCCTTGAGTAAAGGCGGACTGAATGTGCCTAAACTGGAAGGAAAAGTGACCGAGGAATTAAAAGCCCAACTATTCCCCGGTGCTGCCGTCGGGAATCCTATTGATATTCTGGCTACCGGAACACCGGAGCATCTGCGCCTTTGCATCGACTATTGTGAAGAGAAACTTGACAATATAGACGCCATGATGGCCATCTTCGGAACTCCGGGATTGGTTACTATGTTTGAAATGTACGACGTGCTTCACGAAAAGATGCAGACTTGCAAGAAGCCGATTTTCCCCATTCTTCCTTCCATTAATACAGCCGGAGCGGAGGTTTCCGCCTTTCTGGCAAAAGGACATGTGAACTTTGCAGACGAAGTGACCTTGGGTACTGCCCTTTCACGTATCGTCAATGCTCCTAAGCCGGCAGCTCCTGAGATAGAACTGTTCGGAGTGGACGTTCCGAGGATTCGTCGTATTATTGATTCCATTCAGGAAGATGGTTATATCGCTCCTAATTATGTACAAGCATTGTTGCACGCTGCCGGTATTCCGTTGGTAGATGAATTTGTTTCCGATAATAAAGAGGAGATAGTAGCTTTTGCCCGTCGGTGCGGATTTCCGGTAGTTGCCAAAGTGGTTGGTCCTGTGCACAAATCGGATGTCGGCGGTGTCGTTCTGAACATTAAAAGTGAGCAACATCTGGCACTGGAATTTGATCGTATGATGCAGATACCTGATGCAAGAGCAATTATGGTACAGCCGATGCTGAAAGGTACGGAACTGTTTATTGGTGCAAAATATGAAGAGAAATTCGGACATGTGGTACTTTGTGGTTTGGGAGGTATTTTTGTAGAGGTGCTGAAAGACGTATCTTCCGGTCTCGCTCCGCTTTCTTACGAAGAAGCTTATTCAATGATTCATTCTTTGCGTGCTTATAAAATCATTCAGGGAACACGTGGACAAAAGGGAGTCAATGAAGACAAATTTGCCGAAATTATTGTCCGTTTGTCCACTTTGCTACGTTTCGCTACAGAGATCAAAGAAATGG
- a CDS encoding lipopolysaccharide biosynthesis protein, translating to MSENQSLKEKTAKGLFWGGFSNGIQQLLNLLFGIFLARLLTPADYGMVGMLAIFSLIASSIQESGFTAALVNKKEVTHNDYNAVFWFNAAISLSLYLLLFLCAPLIADFYKTPELIPLARYSFIGFFIASLGISHSAYLLRNLMVKQRALSSVIGLTVSGITGVTLAYFGFSYWGIATQSIVYVAVNTACYWHFTRWRPSLQFSFTPIKEMFGFSGKLLVTNVFNHINNNLFSVILGKFYTEKEVGYYNQANKWCGMGQLFISGMINGVAQPVLTKVSDDLERQKRVFRKMLRFTAFVSFPAMLGLGIVSEELITITITDKWYSSISIMQILCISGAFTPIAYLYQQLIISKGKSRIYMWNTIALGIILLSGVLLVHAHGIYAMLAVYVSTNILWLLTWHYFVWQEIGLKLRHALIDILPYAVIAATVMVITYYSTRSIENIYLRLASKIVLAAALYVAAMWGSRSVTFKESIQYFIKKKPHEP from the coding sequence ATGAGCGAGAATCAGTCACTAAAAGAAAAAACAGCCAAAGGACTATTTTGGGGAGGATTCAGCAACGGCATACAGCAGTTGTTAAACCTGCTTTTCGGAATATTCCTCGCACGGTTGCTCACTCCGGCAGACTATGGAATGGTGGGAATGTTGGCTATCTTCTCCCTCATTGCCAGTTCGATACAGGAGAGCGGTTTCACAGCCGCCCTTGTCAACAAGAAGGAGGTGACACACAATGATTACAATGCTGTCTTCTGGTTCAATGCCGCCATCAGCTTATCCTTGTATCTACTGTTATTCCTGTGCGCACCGCTCATTGCCGATTTTTACAAGACTCCCGAACTGATACCGCTGGCACGTTATTCCTTCATCGGATTCTTCATAGCCAGCCTGGGAATATCCCACAGCGCCTATCTTCTGCGAAACCTGATGGTGAAACAGCGTGCCCTGTCTTCCGTCATCGGGCTTACCGTATCCGGAATCACCGGAGTCACTCTTGCCTACTTCGGTTTCTCTTATTGGGGTATTGCCACGCAAAGCATCGTTTATGTAGCCGTCAACACAGCCTGTTACTGGCATTTCACCCGTTGGCGACCGAGCTTGCAGTTCAGCTTCACCCCGATTAAGGAAATGTTCGGATTCAGCGGGAAGCTACTGGTTACTAATGTATTCAATCACATCAACAACAACCTGTTCTCTGTGATACTGGGCAAGTTCTACACCGAAAAGGAAGTAGGATATTACAACCAAGCCAATAAATGGTGCGGCATGGGACAGCTCTTTATATCCGGCATGATAAACGGAGTGGCGCAACCGGTACTCACCAAAGTGTCGGACGACCTTGAACGGCAAAAACGGGTATTCCGCAAAATGCTGCGTTTCACCGCCTTCGTCTCGTTTCCTGCCATGCTCGGACTGGGCATCGTATCAGAAGAGCTGATTACCATCACCATCACCGACAAATGGTATTCCAGCATATCCATCATGCAGATTCTGTGTATCAGCGGAGCCTTCACTCCCATCGCATACCTCTATCAGCAACTCATCATCAGCAAAGGAAAATCCCGCATCTATATGTGGAACACCATAGCGCTCGGCATTATTCTACTGTCAGGCGTTCTGTTAGTCCACGCACACGGGATCTATGCCATGCTCGCCGTCTATGTATCCACCAATATACTGTGGCTACTGACGTGGCACTACTTCGTATGGCAGGAAATCGGACTAAAGCTGCGCCATGCGCTGATAGACATACTTCCATACGCTGTCATTGCCGCCACCGTCATGGTAATCACCTATTACTCCACCCGTTCCATCGAGAATATTTATCTCCGCCTGGCAAGCAAGATAGTGCTCGCAGCAGCACTCTACGTAGCCGCCATGTGGGGCAGCCGTTCGGTCACCTTTAAAGAAAGCATCCAGTATTTCATCAAAAAGAAGCCACATGAACCCTAA
- a CDS encoding DUF6443 domain-containing protein: protein MRKIFAFILLSSICIVLSGSEHFSAATTMERNSASFNRSFIHKQTMLSDKGDSMLEEYRYFDGLGKPVQTVWHEISPAKGDLISTFTYDSIGRLSQQWLPLHVVGNNGASVLPLCI, encoded by the coding sequence ATGAGAAAGATATTTGCATTTATATTATTATCGTCAATTTGCATAGTCTTATCGGGAAGCGAACATTTTTCTGCCGCAACAACAATGGAAAGGAATTCGGCAAGTTTTAACAGAAGCTTTATCCATAAGCAAACGATGCTTTCTGACAAAGGGGATTCCATGCTTGAGGAATACCGGTATTTTGACGGATTAGGAAAACCTGTACAAACAGTATGGCATGAAATATCTCCAGCCAAAGGGGATTTGATATCTACTTTTACATACGATTCCATAGGAAGGCTGTCGCAACAATGGTTGCCACTCCACGTTGTGGGTAACAATGGCGCTTCTGTCCTGCCGTTATGTATATGA
- a CDS encoding hemolysin activation protein: MNMKSALVDVPVLILFFNRPQQLSQVFEQVKKARPSRLFLYQDGARNERDLPGIEACREIVSQIDWECEVERLYQEKNFGCDPSEYISQKWAFSKVDKCIVLEDDDVPSVSFFQFCKEMLDKYEHDTRISMIAGFNPEEITQDMPSDYFFATTFSIWGWASWKRVVDQWDEFYSFLDDSFNMQQLKQLIKERKYRSDFIYMCQRHREQQKAFYETIFHASILFNSGLSIVPTRNMINNLGATADSTHFAGSVHTLPKGYRRIFTMKRYEVDFPLRHPRYVIENVAYKEKVYRIMGWDHPWIKIGRSFEELFLNLKYGNFSIIMKAVKNRINKWLKRNKHH, encoded by the coding sequence ATGAATATGAAATCCGCTTTAGTAGACGTCCCGGTACTTATCCTGTTCTTCAACCGCCCGCAACAGTTGTCGCAAGTGTTCGAGCAAGTGAAGAAAGCACGTCCGTCCCGGCTCTTCCTCTATCAGGACGGAGCACGAAACGAACGCGATTTGCCCGGAATAGAAGCCTGCCGTGAAATCGTATCACAGATAGACTGGGAATGCGAAGTAGAACGCCTTTATCAGGAAAAGAACTTCGGCTGCGACCCTTCAGAATACATTTCGCAGAAATGGGCCTTCTCCAAAGTCGACAAGTGCATCGTATTGGAAGACGACGATGTGCCCTCCGTCTCCTTTTTCCAATTCTGCAAGGAGATGCTGGATAAATACGAACACGACACCCGCATCAGCATGATTGCCGGATTCAACCCCGAAGAAATCACCCAGGATATGCCATCCGACTATTTCTTCGCAACCACCTTTTCCATCTGGGGATGGGCGAGCTGGAAACGGGTAGTCGACCAATGGGACGAGTTTTACAGTTTCCTGGACGACTCCTTCAACATGCAACAACTAAAGCAGCTCATCAAGGAGCGCAAATACCGGAGCGACTTTATCTATATGTGCCAGCGTCACCGGGAACAACAGAAAGCCTTTTATGAAACCATCTTCCACGCCTCTATCCTGTTCAACTCCGGACTAAGCATCGTGCCTACCCGCAACATGATAAACAACCTCGGAGCAACGGCAGATTCCACCCATTTCGCCGGCTCGGTCCACACCCTGCCCAAGGGCTATCGCCGCATCTTCACCATGAAGCGTTACGAGGTGGACTTTCCGCTGCGGCATCCCCGCTACGTCATTGAAAACGTAGCCTACAAAGAGAAGGTTTACCGCATCATGGGCTGGGACCATCCATGGATCAAGATAGGGCGTTCGTTCGAAGAACTGTTCCTCAACCTGAAATACGGTAATTTCTCCATCATTATGAAAGCTGTCAAAAACCGAATAAACAAATGGCTGAAAAGAAACAAGCACCACTAA
- a CDS encoding phosphorylcholine transferase LicD yields MNKKYTAEELDLLHAELYDILGETIRVCQKHDIPYFVIGGTAIGALYDQGILPWDDDIDIGMTRENYNKFLKVAPGELGPSYFLSWIETDPHTPYYYAKVKKNNTLFVEEMFKNVPMHPGIFVDIFPFDRIPDNKLLRQMQSGILGFLKCCLMGKEIWMWKHFGKCEIENPTNRGAFSCLLNRIVDFLFSKKAIYRMLVSVQSCFNSRNTRYYNNVMATADHVTVESLRHLQPVKFGPLTVTAPDDLEGFLRYNYPTLHRFTKEEQEKVNNHYPAALSFSTTPKQER; encoded by the coding sequence ATGAACAAGAAATATACAGCCGAAGAGCTTGATTTATTACATGCCGAACTTTACGACATATTGGGAGAAACCATCCGGGTGTGTCAGAAGCACGATATCCCCTATTTTGTGATAGGCGGCACAGCCATCGGCGCACTCTACGATCAGGGAATTCTCCCCTGGGATGACGATATAGACATCGGCATGACGCGGGAGAATTACAACAAATTCTTAAAAGTAGCCCCCGGGGAACTGGGTCCCTCCTACTTCCTTTCATGGATAGAGACAGACCCTCACACCCCCTATTACTACGCGAAGGTTAAGAAAAACAACACCCTCTTTGTAGAAGAAATGTTCAAGAACGTCCCGATGCATCCGGGCATCTTTGTAGATATCTTCCCGTTCGACAGGATTCCCGACAACAAACTGCTGCGGCAAATGCAATCCGGCATACTCGGCTTCCTCAAATGCTGCCTGATGGGAAAAGAGATATGGATGTGGAAACACTTCGGCAAGTGCGAAATAGAGAACCCTACCAACCGGGGAGCCTTCTCCTGTCTCCTGAACAGAATAGTCGACTTTCTTTTCTCTAAAAAAGCAATTTACCGGATGCTGGTATCCGTGCAAAGCTGTTTCAACTCGCGAAACACCCGCTACTACAACAACGTCATGGCAACCGCCGACCACGTGACCGTAGAGAGCCTCCGCCACCTGCAACCGGTGAAGTTCGGTCCCCTCACCGTGACCGCTCCCGATGATCTGGAAGGGTTCCTGCGATACAACTACCCGACCTTGCATCGATTTACCAAGGAGGAACAGGAGAAAGTGAACAACCACTATCCTGCCGCCCTGTCATTCAGTACAACCCCAAAACAAGAACGATGA
- the metG gene encoding methionine--tRNA ligase has protein sequence MEKKFKRTTVTSALPYANGPVHIGHLAGVYVPADIYVRYLRLKKEDVLFIGGSDEHGVPITIRAKKEGITPQDVVDRYHSLIKKSFEEFGISFDVYSRTTSPTHHQLASDFFKTLYDKGEFIEKTSEQYYDEEAKTFLADRYITGECPHCHSEGAYGDQCEKCGTSLSPTDLINPKSAISGSKPVMKETKHWYLPLDKHEGWLRKWILEDHKEWRPNVYGQCKSWLDMGLQPRAVSRDLDWGIPVPVEGAEGKVLYVWFDAPIGYISNTKELLPDSWETWWKDPETRLIHFIGKDNIVFHCIVFPAMLKAEGSYILPENVPSNEFLNLEGDKISTSRNWAVWLHEYLADFPGKQDVLRYVLTANAPETKDNDFTWKDFQARNNNELVAVYGNFVNRAMVLTQKYFDGRVPAQGELTDYDKETLKEFADVKAEVEKLLDVFKFRDAQKEAMNLARIGNKYLADTEPWKLAKTDMERVGTILNISLQLVANLAIAFDPFLPFSSEKLRKMLNMESFEWSELGRDNLLPVGHQLNKPELLFEKIEDATIEAQVQKLLDTKKANEEANYKANPIRPNIEFEDFTKLDIRVGTILECQKVPKADKLLQFKIDDGLETRTIVSGIAKHYQPEELVGKQVCFIANLAPRKLKGIVSEGMILSAENNDGSLAVIMPGREVKPGSEVK, from the coding sequence ATGGAAAAGAAATTCAAAAGAACCACCGTCACATCGGCACTGCCGTATGCGAACGGTCCTGTCCATATCGGTCACTTGGCTGGTGTATACGTACCGGCAGATATTTATGTGCGTTATCTGCGTTTGAAAAAAGAAGATGTATTATTCATCGGAGGTTCGGACGAACACGGGGTGCCTATCACGATTCGCGCCAAGAAAGAAGGAATTACTCCGCAGGATGTAGTAGACCGTTATCATTCGCTGATAAAAAAATCATTCGAAGAATTCGGTATCTCATTCGACGTGTATAGCCGCACCACTTCGCCGACGCATCACCAATTGGCTTCGGATTTCTTCAAAACATTGTACGATAAAGGCGAATTCATCGAGAAAACGTCTGAACAATATTACGACGAGGAAGCAAAAACATTCCTTGCCGACCGTTATATCACCGGAGAATGTCCCCACTGCCATTCCGAAGGCGCTTACGGCGACCAATGCGAAAAGTGCGGAACCTCACTTTCTCCTACGGATCTTATCAACCCGAAAAGCGCCATCAGCGGCAGCAAACCGGTGATGAAAGAAACCAAACACTGGTATCTTCCTCTCGACAAGCACGAAGGATGGCTGCGCAAATGGATTCTGGAAGACCACAAAGAATGGCGTCCGAACGTGTACGGTCAGTGTAAGAGCTGGCTCGACATGGGACTGCAACCACGTGCCGTGAGCCGTGACCTCGACTGGGGTATCCCCGTCCCCGTAGAAGGAGCAGAAGGAAAAGTGCTTTATGTATGGTTTGACGCACCTATCGGCTACATCTCCAACACCAAAGAACTGCTCCCCGACAGCTGGGAAACATGGTGGAAAGATCCTGAAACCCGCCTGATCCATTTCATCGGGAAAGACAACATCGTGTTCCACTGCATCGTATTCCCCGCCATGCTGAAAGCAGAAGGCAGCTATATCCTGCCGGAAAACGTGCCGAGCAACGAATTCCTCAACCTCGAAGGAGACAAAATCTCCACTTCCCGCAACTGGGCTGTATGGTTGCACGAATACCTGGCGGACTTCCCCGGCAAACAGGACGTACTCCGCTACGTACTGACCGCCAACGCACCGGAAACGAAAGACAACGACTTCACCTGGAAAGACTTCCAGGCACGCAATAACAACGAACTGGTAGCCGTATACGGTAACTTCGTGAACCGTGCAATGGTATTGACTCAGAAATACTTCGACGGGCGCGTACCTGCACAAGGCGAATTGACCGACTACGACAAAGAAACGCTGAAAGAATTTGCAGACGTAAAAGCAGAAGTGGAAAAACTGCTCGACGTATTCAAATTCCGCGACGCACAGAAAGAAGCCATGAACCTGGCACGTATCGGCAACAAATACCTCGCCGACACCGAACCGTGGAAACTGGCAAAAACAGACATGGAGCGTGTAGGTACCATCCTCAACATCTCCCTGCAACTGGTTGCCAATCTTGCCATCGCCTTCGACCCGTTCTTGCCGTTCAGCTCGGAGAAACTCCGCAAAATGCTGAACATGGAAAGCTTCGAATGGTCGGAACTGGGACGTGACAACCTTCTGCCTGTAGGTCACCAGCTGAACAAACCGGAATTATTGTTCGAAAAGATTGAAGATGCTACGATCGAAGCACAAGTACAAAAATTGCTCGATACAAAGAAAGCAAACGAAGAAGCCAACTACAAGGCTAATCCTATCCGTCCGAACATCGAATTCGAGGATTTCACGAAACTGGATATCCGTGTAGGTACCATTCTTGAATGTCAGAAAGTGCCGAAAGCGGATAAATTGCTGCAATTCAAGATTGACGACGGACTGGAAACACGTACCATCGTATCGGGCATTGCCAAGCATTACCAACCGGAAGAGCTGGTAGGCAAACAGGTTTGCTTCATCGCCAACCTTGCTCCGCGCAAACTGAAAGGCATCGTCAGCGAAGGCATGATTCTAAGTGCCGAAAACAACGACGGTAGTCTGGCAGTCATCATGCCGGGACGTGAGGTGAAGCCGGGTAGCGAAGTAAAATAA
- a CDS encoding glycosyltransferase family 4 protein, with translation MAEKKQAPLNKLLTIYFYHTRLTRESYEEWKEYKFPGHILYGLPLLENYGIHSVMHKCKYFSSRLKLMFYATKEILFCKEKYDMIYATSFRGIEPVIFLRALGLYRKPIVIWHHTAVVTNPKPWREQISRLFYKGIDQMFLFSRKLIQDSQKTRKAPSHKLKLIHWGPDLPFYDHLLAEMPDRKPEGFISTGKENRDVDTLLQAFAATNEELDLYIAVSCGNINYKKILDRYSVPDSIRIHYTDGVIPYELGKLVARKSCIVICCLDFPYTVGLTTLVEAFALGIPVICSRNPNFEIDIDKEEIGITVEYNDVQGWIDAIRYIASHPEEARRMGKNARKLAEKRFNLEIFSREIAESLLEISNISSKNRTFA, from the coding sequence ATGGCTGAAAAGAAACAAGCACCACTAAATAAGTTGCTTACTATTTATTTTTACCATACCCGCCTCACACGGGAAAGTTACGAGGAATGGAAAGAATATAAATTCCCCGGGCATATTTTATACGGACTTCCTCTGCTGGAAAATTACGGAATACATTCCGTAATGCACAAATGCAAATATTTCTCCAGTCGCCTGAAGCTCATGTTTTACGCCACCAAAGAGATTCTCTTCTGCAAGGAAAAATACGACATGATCTATGCCACCTCTTTCCGGGGGATAGAACCTGTCATCTTCCTCCGTGCGCTGGGGCTGTACCGCAAACCTATTGTCATCTGGCATCACACAGCAGTCGTCACCAATCCCAAACCGTGGCGCGAACAAATCTCCCGCCTTTTCTACAAAGGCATCGATCAAATGTTCCTGTTCAGCCGGAAACTGATTCAGGACTCGCAGAAAACCCGGAAAGCTCCATCCCACAAACTGAAACTGATACATTGGGGACCCGATCTTCCTTTCTACGACCATCTGTTGGCAGAAATGCCCGACCGGAAGCCCGAAGGATTTATCTCCACCGGCAAAGAGAACCGGGACGTGGACACCTTACTCCAAGCATTCGCGGCAACCAACGAGGAATTGGATCTGTACATTGCTGTCTCATGCGGCAACATCAACTATAAAAAGATACTCGACCGCTATTCAGTGCCCGACTCCATCCGTATCCACTATACCGACGGAGTGATTCCCTACGAACTGGGAAAACTGGTAGCCCGCAAAAGCTGCATCGTCATCTGCTGCCTGGACTTCCCCTACACCGTAGGACTGACCACTCTTGTAGAAGCATTTGCCCTCGGCATCCCCGTCATCTGCTCACGCAACCCCAACTTCGAAATCGACATCGACAAGGAAGAAATTGGCATCACCGTAGAATATAACGATGTACAAGGCTGGATAGACGCTATCCGCTACATCGCCAGCCATCCCGAAGAGGCACGACGCATGGGAAAGAATGCACGCAAACTGGCAGAAAAACGCTTCAACCTCGAGATCTTTTCGCGCGAAATAGCAGAAAGCTTGTTGGAAATATCAAACATTTCCTCTAAAAACCGTACATTTGCATAA